The following coding sequences are from one Shewanella violacea DSS12 window:
- a CDS encoding aspartate carbamoyltransferase: protein MTQFQGSHILSVNQLDLDAVQQIFNVASRMAPYALRQKRTSVLEGAILGNLFFEPSTRTRISFGCAFNLLGGKVNETVGMASSSLSKGESLYDTARVLSSYSDVIAMRHPEAFSVKEFAQGSRVPVINGGDGSNEHPTQALLDLYTIQKELAEGGRKISGMHIAMVGDLKFGRTVHSLSRLLCMYKNVSFTLVSPKELAMPDYVINDIVNAGHKITITDQLEGNLDQADILYLTRIQEERFPSQDEANKYRGKFRLNHNIYTQHCKSNTVIMHPLPRDSREQANELDNDLNSHPNLAIFRQADNGLLIRMALFALTLGVDSQLEKYECPVNWYSRKAEL from the coding sequence ATGACTCAGTTTCAAGGATCTCATATCCTCTCGGTAAACCAGCTAGATCTGGACGCCGTTCAACAGATATTCAATGTTGCTTCCCGTATGGCCCCTTACGCATTAAGACAGAAACGTACCTCTGTACTTGAAGGCGCTATCTTAGGTAACCTTTTTTTTGAACCCAGTACCCGTACCCGTATCAGCTTTGGTTGTGCATTTAATCTGCTCGGCGGCAAGGTCAATGAGACGGTGGGCATGGCCTCTTCGTCATTGTCTAAGGGTGAATCTCTATATGATACCGCCCGAGTGCTGTCGAGTTATTCAGATGTGATCGCTATGCGTCACCCTGAAGCCTTCTCGGTCAAAGAGTTTGCCCAAGGTAGCCGAGTGCCAGTCATCAACGGTGGCGATGGCTCCAATGAACACCCTACTCAGGCGTTACTGGATCTGTACACCATACAGAAAGAGTTAGCCGAAGGTGGTCGTAAGATTAGCGGCATGCATATCGCTATGGTTGGCGATCTTAAATTTGGCCGCACGGTTCACTCACTATCTCGCCTGTTATGCATGTATAAGAATGTCAGTTTCACTCTGGTCTCGCCAAAAGAGTTGGCTATGCCCGACTATGTGATCAATGACATTGTAAATGCAGGGCATAAAATCACCATAACGGATCAACTTGAAGGTAATTTAGATCAGGCTGATATACTCTATCTGACTCGAATTCAAGAAGAGCGTTTTCCTTCACAGGATGAAGCTAATAAGTATCGTGGTAAGTTCCGCCTTAATCACAATATTTACACACAACATTGTAAGTCAAACACTGTGATCATGCATCCGCTGCCTAGAGACTCACGTGAGCAGGCCAATGAATTAGACAATGACCTTAACAGTCATCCTAATCTGGCCATCTTTAGACAAGCCGATAATGGACTACTCATCCGCATGGCACTGTTTGCACTGACACTCGGCGTTGACTCGCAACTTGAAAAATATGAGTGTCCAGTAAATTGGTACTCACGAAAAGCCGAATTATAA
- a CDS encoding L,D-transpeptidase family protein — translation MMRILLLFILSVIPGISLANVYDLPEKGSSLIGELQEHLVLKGDYFQTISKQYNVGILELMESNPGVDPFLPTPGTKLIIPTQMLLPDVPRKGIVLNLPELRLYYFSKNGKQVHVFPVGIGRVGRETPEMVTKIKARIPNPSWTPPASIRKEHLERGEILPPVVAAGPDNPLGNYAMQLSYGDGSYLIHGTNKDFGIGMRVSSGCVRLNPDDIEWLFNQTKYGDPVRVINQTVKISTEPDGRHIIEVHSALSKSDSDIQQEKPVTMTAAIVNFISQEGIDSFKANDALLAQNGLPVNIELPEPSLSE, via the coding sequence ATGATGAGAATATTGCTGTTGTTCATCTTAAGTGTAATTCCAGGCATTAGTTTGGCCAATGTCTACGATCTGCCGGAAAAAGGCAGTAGTCTCATCGGCGAACTTCAGGAGCACCTGGTACTGAAGGGGGATTATTTTCAGACGATTTCCAAACAGTACAATGTTGGTATTCTGGAGCTAATGGAATCAAATCCTGGTGTTGACCCATTTTTACCTACTCCTGGCACTAAACTCATTATACCGACTCAGATGTTGCTTCCCGACGTACCAAGAAAAGGGATAGTGCTCAATCTACCGGAATTGAGACTCTACTACTTTTCTAAAAATGGTAAGCAAGTCCATGTATTTCCTGTGGGTATCGGCCGTGTAGGCCGTGAAACTCCCGAGATGGTCACTAAGATTAAGGCCAGAATTCCTAATCCAAGTTGGACGCCTCCGGCGAGTATTCGCAAGGAGCATCTGGAACGCGGTGAAATCCTGCCTCCTGTGGTAGCGGCTGGACCGGATAACCCATTGGGTAACTATGCCATGCAGCTTTCTTATGGTGATGGTAGTTACTTGATCCACGGTACGAACAAAGACTTTGGTATCGGCATGCGTGTTAGCTCAGGTTGTGTTCGTCTCAATCCGGATGATATCGAGTGGCTGTTTAATCAGACTAAGTATGGCGATCCTGTGCGGGTGATCAATCAGACGGTTAAGATCTCTACCGAGCCAGATGGACGTCACATCATAGAGGTGCATTCGGCTTTATCTAAGTCTGACTCAGATATACAGCAAGAAAAACCGGTGACTATGACTGCGGCTATCGTTAACTTTATTAGCCAGGAAGGCATAGATAGTTTTAAGGCTAATGATGCACTGCTGGCACAAAATGGTTTACCTGTGAATATAGAGCTGCCAGAGCCCAGCCTAAGCGAGTAA
- a CDS encoding general secretion pathway protein GspB: MSILLDAVTRANQQDLDNRLDPVLTPRAQYKELSAKGPRDLLILLSVLILGLLAVIAWLASDYLMASENKLESSESEITPTLKQGNNANASLDRQDFTGMDETFASDKASKGIRLAGKVALPLAKTLPKPEPLVIQVAPAASTLVATAKPKAASPRDSGYQLESVSEPIILGANANQKGQDMLAALKFQVNEAAEDLGMENTANTSKHYQSDNKMYAAFKDALKAVEVKNSLAAPMTEPGLDPIPTAKSDTIPKYGQLPAGLQLQVPEFNIKAHVYSTDPDNRWLNVDGVELQEGDSIGGKLDIVEIRPRDVVLSIQGTKFKVPAI; the protein is encoded by the coding sequence ATGTCTATATTACTCGACGCCGTCACTCGTGCTAATCAGCAGGACTTAGACAATAGATTAGATCCTGTGTTGACGCCAAGGGCACAATACAAGGAGTTATCAGCTAAGGGCCCTAGGGATCTGCTGATACTTTTAAGTGTTCTTATCTTAGGCTTGTTAGCTGTTATAGCATGGTTGGCTAGCGATTATCTGATGGCGAGTGAGAATAAGCTGGAGTCGTCAGAGTCAGAAATTACCCCGACTCTTAAGCAGGGCAATAATGCTAATGCTTCATTGGATCGGCAGGATTTTACTGGTATGGATGAAACCTTTGCCAGCGATAAGGCTAGTAAAGGTATTAGGCTGGCAGGAAAAGTGGCATTGCCATTAGCTAAAACCCTTCCTAAACCTGAGCCTCTTGTTATCCAAGTAGCCCCCGCAGCTTCGACTCTAGTCGCGACGGCAAAGCCAAAGGCGGCTAGTCCCAGAGATAGCGGTTATCAGCTTGAATCTGTCTCTGAGCCGATTATCCTTGGCGCTAATGCCAATCAAAAGGGTCAGGATATGCTTGCGGCGCTTAAGTTTCAGGTGAATGAAGCTGCCGAAGATTTGGGTATGGAAAACACTGCCAATACATCGAAACATTATCAGAGTGACAATAAAATGTATGCGGCGTTTAAAGATGCACTCAAAGCGGTTGAAGTTAAAAACTCACTCGCTGCGCCAATGACTGAGCCAGGTCTAGATCCGATACCGACAGCTAAGTCAGATACTATTCCCAAATATGGTCAACTACCTGCGGGTCTTCAGTTACAGGTGCCTGAATTTAATATTAAGGCACATGTGTATTCTACCGACCCTGATAATCGTTGGCTCAATGTGGATGGGGTAGAGTTACAGGAAGGTGACAGCATAGGCGGTAAGTTAGATATCGTTGAAATAAGGCCCAGAGATGTAGTGTTATCGATACAAGGCACTAAGTTTAAGGTACCGGCGATATAG
- a CDS encoding putative RNA methyltransferase, which yields MKSIYLCPVCNQPLLIHEESQGLHCSNKHHFDKSDKGYWVFSLPKKPKLDSRQVMRGKRFLLESGVFSPLVDTLAEMLKPELAHIASDEAIAHLEYDCGEGYYLRAIKSALSEPLQQAGIKLEQHGINEAENALFSAAKIDSEADSDNATGSDSGTASDASSDSSNESASDSSANTEAEEKSTLIVSSLRALPFADASFDLITLIDKQLKGKEPLRVLKQAGYLLQVSPAPRHLWQLKGYIYPDMKEKELQSSEVNGLELLDTQRVTFKLDADGEQALTLLEMTPYAWRANDKIRKKIASGNFEGLEIDFIVTLSKKI from the coding sequence ATGAAAAGTATTTATCTATGCCCCGTGTGTAATCAGCCTCTGTTGATCCATGAGGAATCTCAAGGGTTACACTGTAGTAATAAGCATCATTTCGATAAGAGTGATAAGGGTTACTGGGTATTTAGTTTGCCAAAGAAACCTAAATTAGATTCAAGGCAGGTGATGCGCGGTAAGCGTTTCTTACTCGAGTCCGGTGTATTCTCTCCCCTGGTGGACACATTAGCCGAGATGCTCAAACCTGAGCTAGCGCATATAGCATCAGATGAGGCAATTGCGCATCTGGAATATGATTGTGGCGAAGGTTACTATCTTAGGGCGATAAAGTCGGCCCTCAGTGAACCGCTACAGCAAGCTGGGATTAAGCTAGAGCAGCATGGGATCAATGAAGCGGAGAATGCACTCTTCTCGGCGGCTAAGATCGACTCAGAAGCTGACTCTGATAATGCTACAGGTTCAGATTCTGGAACTGCCAGCGACGCTAGTAGTGACTCTAGTAATGAATCTGCGAGTGACTCAAGTGCTAACACAGAAGCTGAAGAAAAAAGTACCTTGATTGTCAGTAGCCTAAGGGCGCTTCCTTTCGCTGATGCCAGCTTCGACCTGATCACTCTTATTGATAAGCAGCTCAAGGGCAAAGAGCCGCTACGTGTGCTCAAGCAAGCTGGTTACCTTTTGCAGGTATCTCCCGCTCCTAGGCATCTCTGGCAGTTAAAAGGCTATATCTATCCTGATATGAAAGAGAAAGAGCTGCAATCGAGCGAAGTGAATGGCCTTGAGTTATTAGACACTCAGAGAGTAACGTTTAAGCTAGATGCTGACGGCGAGCAAGCCTTGACGCTGCTGGAAATGACGCCTTATGCGTGGCGGGCTAATGATAAAATTCGTAAGAAGATTGCCTCTGGCAACTTCGAAGGCTTAGAGATTGACTTTATTGTCACCCTGTCGAAGAAAATATAA
- a CDS encoding ExeA family protein, with protein MYKAFFGLSDNPFSIAPNPHYLFLSDRHREALAHLTYGLGETGGFVLLTGEVGTGKTTVSRCLLNQLPENTDTAFILNPSLTQQELLATLCDELSIEYDKDPSLKQLTDLLSQFLLANHEKGRNTVLIIDEAQHLRAEVLEQLRLLTNLETDTKKLLQVILIGQPELQQLLRRQELRQLAQRITARYHLLPLTLEEVGLYVQHRLRVAGRHEPLFNPSSIKTLHKYSGGIPRLINLLCERALMAAYGQSKVPIDKKMVRAAAGEVLGEDIKQTNYLLPIAGVAVVALSALVALLLFNNANHRAAGAVLASQDIQVQSQIKPYHMDASQKVLNTAIEQSRDIDTAYASILGLWNKVPYIGLSACQSAEQQGLSCFQQQGNWNSLVRLNFPAVVYLVDGQQEAFYGTVVSRQGEQLLLQLNEQQLWVDRDWFTRHFSGTFEILWQAPTDQLGEIDKGSAQSQIQWLENSLAQVDSRTPRLLNDFDSQLETKLKHFQRQHGLRADAIAGSQTLVQLNLYLSAQGPRLVEGQRNY; from the coding sequence ATGTATAAGGCGTTTTTTGGTTTAAGCGATAACCCTTTTTCTATCGCACCTAACCCACATTATCTATTCCTTAGTGATAGGCATCGCGAGGCATTGGCTCATTTGACCTACGGGCTGGGTGAAACTGGTGGCTTTGTATTATTAACCGGCGAAGTGGGGACAGGTAAAACCACGGTTTCTCGTTGCCTGCTTAATCAACTTCCTGAAAATACCGATACCGCGTTTATTTTAAATCCATCACTGACACAGCAAGAGTTGCTGGCCACCCTTTGTGATGAACTGAGTATTGAGTATGACAAAGACCCTAGCCTGAAGCAGCTCACGGATCTTCTGAGCCAGTTCCTGCTGGCTAATCATGAGAAAGGCAGAAATACAGTCCTCATTATTGATGAAGCCCAGCATCTCAGGGCCGAAGTGTTAGAGCAGTTACGTCTGTTGACTAATCTTGAAACAGATACGAAGAAACTACTGCAAGTTATCTTAATTGGACAACCTGAATTACAACAGCTGTTGAGAAGGCAAGAGCTTCGCCAGCTAGCCCAAAGAATTACCGCTCGTTATCATCTACTTCCCCTTACGCTCGAAGAGGTGGGTCTTTATGTGCAGCACAGGCTACGAGTGGCGGGACGCCATGAACCTCTGTTTAATCCTAGCTCGATAAAGACCTTACATAAGTACAGTGGTGGCATCCCCAGATTGATTAACCTGTTATGCGAGCGAGCCCTGATGGCGGCTTATGGTCAGTCTAAAGTGCCGATAGATAAGAAAATGGTGAGGGCTGCGGCCGGTGAAGTGCTTGGTGAGGATATCAAGCAAACTAATTATCTGCTGCCCATAGCCGGTGTTGCTGTCGTTGCACTTAGTGCTTTAGTGGCCTTGTTGTTATTTAATAATGCGAATCATCGAGCGGCTGGAGCTGTGCTAGCAAGTCAGGATATACAGGTTCAGTCGCAGATAAAACCTTATCATATGGATGCCAGTCAGAAGGTACTTAATACCGCCATAGAGCAAAGCAGGGATATAGATACCGCCTACGCCAGCATCTTAGGCTTATGGAATAAGGTTCCTTACATAGGGCTATCGGCCTGTCAGTCTGCTGAGCAGCAGGGCTTGTCTTGTTTTCAGCAACAAGGTAACTGGAATTCTCTGGTTCGATTAAACTTTCCTGCGGTCGTGTACCTTGTGGATGGTCAACAAGAGGCATTCTACGGCACCGTAGTTTCCCGTCAGGGCGAACAATTACTCTTGCAACTTAATGAGCAACAGCTCTGGGTAGACAGAGATTGGTTTACCCGCCACTTTAGCGGTACGTTCGAGATTTTATGGCAGGCACCGACAGACCAACTAGGCGAGATAGATAAAGGCTCTGCTCAGTCGCAGATCCAATGGCTAGAGAATAGTCTAGCCCAGGTAGACAGCAGGACTCCTCGATTGCTTAACGACTTTGATAGTCAATTGGAAACTAAGCTTAAACACTTTCAACGGCAACACGGCTTGAGAGCAGATGCTATCGCAGGTAGCCAGACTCTGGTGCAGCTTAATCTTTATCTGAGTGCACAAGGCCCCAGATTGGTCGAAGGTCAAAGGAATTATTGA
- the nhaD gene encoding sodium:proton antiporter NhaD, with translation MLNIFLISLAVLALLSIIFEEVTHINKTKTTLFFGCISWIVLFISAGDIGHEKIIEAELNQNLLEIASLWLFLMSTMTFVAYLNAKGMIQILVQKLFPQRVSVRLLMIQVAFFSLVLSAICDNVTATLVSLGLLTTFKLESQMRRRMAVLIIFAVNSGGVSLITGDVTTLMIFLDGHVQMSELMMLFIPASVSVMLLALLFSLKAEGHVSTTPIKRDFQRVDVVIAIIFFSTIVATMALNVLFGIPPVLTFLTGLSIMFLVGHTTRSNKEELQILEYIRQVEYDTLLFFLGILLLVGMLKQIGTLDLLTQVYAQFDPNISNFVTGMGSALLDNVPLTAALLKADPLLNTPEWLGLTYSVGVGGSLLVIGSASGIIAMSKVKELTFVSYLKYVPALLLCYSVGYALTLYLSYKFFG, from the coding sequence ATGCTCAACATATTCCTGATATCCCTCGCTGTTTTAGCCCTATTAAGTATTATTTTCGAAGAAGTCACCCACATCAACAAAACCAAGACCACCCTATTTTTCGGGTGTATCTCATGGATTGTACTATTTATCTCTGCCGGCGATATTGGCCATGAGAAAATAATCGAAGCCGAACTAAACCAAAACCTACTCGAGATTGCGAGTCTGTGGTTATTCCTCATGTCCACCATGACATTCGTGGCTTATCTCAACGCGAAAGGCATGATTCAAATACTGGTACAGAAGTTATTTCCCCAACGAGTATCAGTTCGCTTGCTCATGATACAAGTCGCTTTCTTCTCTCTGGTACTGTCCGCTATCTGTGACAACGTTACCGCGACTCTGGTCTCTCTGGGCTTGTTAACGACCTTTAAACTCGAAAGCCAGATGCGCCGCCGTATGGCTGTGTTAATCATCTTTGCCGTGAACTCTGGCGGGGTTTCCTTGATCACAGGTGATGTCACTACCTTGATGATCTTTCTCGATGGACATGTACAGATGTCCGAACTCATGATGCTCTTTATACCTGCATCCGTCAGTGTGATGCTCTTAGCCCTGCTCTTCTCTCTTAAGGCTGAAGGCCATGTGAGCACCACACCAATAAAGCGGGACTTCCAAAGAGTCGATGTGGTTATTGCCATCATCTTCTTCTCTACCATAGTGGCGACCATGGCATTGAATGTTCTGTTTGGCATTCCACCGGTACTGACCTTCTTAACTGGTTTATCGATCATGTTTTTGGTTGGTCACACCACTCGCAGTAATAAAGAGGAGCTACAAATCCTCGAATATATTCGCCAGGTTGAATATGACACCTTATTATTTTTCCTCGGTATTTTACTGCTAGTTGGCATGCTTAAGCAGATTGGCACCTTAGACCTACTCACTCAGGTCTACGCGCAATTTGATCCAAATATCTCTAACTTCGTCACAGGTATGGGTTCAGCATTACTGGATAACGTGCCGCTTACTGCCGCATTGTTAAAAGCCGATCCTCTGCTTAATACACCAGAGTGGCTTGGCCTGACCTATTCGGTCGGTGTGGGTGGTTCATTGCTGGTTATTGGCTCTGCATCTGGCATCATAGCCATGAGCAAGGTTAAAGAACTCACTTTCGTCAGCTATCTTAAGTACGTACCGGCACTGCTATTATGTTATAGCGTGGGCTACGCACTAACCTTATACCTATCATATAAGTTTTTTGGCTAA
- the hemL gene encoding glutamate-1-semialdehyde 2,1-aminomutase, with amino-acid sequence MTRSETLFEQAKKTIPGGVNSPVRAFNGVGGSPLFIDKADGAYIYDADGKAYIDYVGSWGPMILGHNHPKIRQAVLDAVENGLSFGAPTELEVKMAEKVIEMVPSIEQVRMVSSGTEATMSAIRLARGFTNRDKILKFEGCYHGHADCLLVKAGSGALTLGQPSSPGVPEDFAKHTLTASYNELDSVKVLFEQYPEEISCIILEPVAGNMNCIPPIKGFLEGLRAICDQYGALLVIDEVMTGFRVSKSGAQGHYGITPDLTTLGKVIGGGMPVGAFGGRKDVMQFIAPTGPVYQAGTLSGNPIAMSAGLAQLDALCEDGVYEELAAKTKRIAEGFKAAANKHGIPMSINYVGGMFGLFFTEEEKVTTFAQVTQCDADKFPIFYHGMLDEGVYLAPSAYEAGFLSMAHGEKELEATLAAADRVFAKMAK; translated from the coding sequence ATGACCCGTTCCGAAACGCTATTTGAACAGGCTAAAAAAACTATTCCCGGCGGTGTAAACTCGCCAGTGCGCGCCTTCAATGGCGTAGGTGGCTCGCCACTCTTCATCGACAAAGCCGATGGTGCATACATCTATGATGCCGACGGTAAGGCATATATCGATTATGTCGGTTCTTGGGGCCCGATGATCTTAGGTCATAATCACCCGAAAATTCGTCAAGCTGTATTAGACGCTGTTGAGAATGGCCTCTCATTCGGTGCACCAACTGAGCTAGAAGTAAAAATGGCTGAGAAAGTCATCGAGATGGTGCCTTCCATAGAACAGGTTCGCATGGTGAGCTCAGGTACTGAAGCGACCATGAGTGCTATTCGTCTTGCACGTGGTTTTACTAACCGTGACAAAATCTTGAAATTTGAAGGCTGTTACCACGGCCACGCCGACTGTTTACTGGTAAAAGCAGGATCTGGAGCTCTGACTCTGGGTCAGCCAAGCTCTCCGGGAGTCCCGGAAGATTTCGCCAAGCACACACTGACAGCTAGCTATAATGAGCTTGATTCAGTCAAGGTGTTGTTCGAGCAATATCCAGAAGAGATCTCTTGTATCATACTCGAGCCTGTTGCCGGTAACATGAACTGTATCCCGCCAATAAAGGGCTTCTTAGAAGGTCTGCGTGCTATCTGTGATCAGTACGGCGCCTTGCTTGTTATCGATGAAGTGATGACTGGTTTCCGTGTATCTAAGAGCGGCGCTCAAGGCCACTACGGCATCACACCGGATCTAACGACTCTTGGTAAAGTTATCGGTGGCGGTATGCCAGTTGGCGCATTCGGTGGCCGTAAAGACGTGATGCAATTTATCGCACCTACGGGCCCGGTATATCAAGCAGGCACTCTATCGGGTAACCCAATTGCCATGTCGGCAGGTCTTGCTCAATTAGACGCACTCTGTGAAGACGGCGTCTACGAAGAGCTAGCCGCTAAGACTAAGCGCATCGCAGAGGGCTTCAAGGCTGCTGCGAACAAGCACGGCATCCCTATGTCCATCAACTATGTGGGTGGCATGTTCGGTTTGTTCTTCACCGAAGAAGAAAAGGTCACAACATTCGCTCAAGTCACTCAGTGTGATGCAGACAAGTTCCCTATCTTCTATCACGGCATGTTAGATGAAGGGGTTTACTTAGCGCCAAGTGCTTATGAAGCAGGCTTCCTGTCGATGGCTCATGGTGAGAAAGAACTCGAAGCAACTTTAGCTGCAGCCGATCGCGTCTTTGCTAAGATGGCTAAGTAA
- a CDS encoding multifunctional CCA addition/repair protein, whose amino-acid sequence MKIYLVGGAVRDSLLKLPIKDRDYMVVGATQEQMLAKGFHQVGKDFPVFLHPDTQQEYALARTERKTGSGYGGFTCHASADVTLEQDLLRRDLTINAIAQDDDGNLYDPYGGVNDLNNKLLRHVSDAFIEDPLRVLRVARFAARFHAQGFTIADETLTMMANISRSGELEALTAERVFLELNKALSTDNPQIFIHVLKQCGALKVLFPEIHALFGVPQPAQWHPEIDTGIHTLMVLEQAAKLTKDNSVRFAALVHDLGKALSPKEDLPKHHGHGQKGLAPIKALCARIKVPNEYRDLALLVSDLHQNIHNIDQLRPDTLIKMFNKADLWRKPQRLEQIALACEADARGRLGLESEAYPQASYFKHVFEAANSVAVKPIIDAGFKGAEIKQQLQIKRIEIVSEVKNNLNRNSSE is encoded by the coding sequence GTGAAAATTTACCTCGTTGGCGGCGCGGTCCGCGATAGCTTACTCAAGCTCCCTATCAAAGACAGGGATTATATGGTGGTCGGTGCCACACAAGAGCAGATGCTAGCCAAAGGCTTTCATCAGGTTGGCAAAGACTTCCCAGTTTTTTTACACCCAGATACCCAACAAGAATATGCCTTAGCCAGAACAGAAAGAAAGACAGGGTCAGGCTACGGAGGCTTCACCTGTCACGCCAGCGCTGATGTTACCCTAGAGCAAGACTTACTGCGCCGGGATCTCACCATCAATGCCATAGCCCAAGATGATGACGGAAATCTATATGATCCTTATGGCGGCGTTAACGACCTAAATAACAAGCTGCTAAGACATGTGTCCGATGCCTTTATTGAAGACCCGTTAAGAGTCCTCAGAGTCGCTAGATTCGCCGCAAGATTCCATGCCCAAGGTTTCACCATTGCCGATGAAACCCTCACCATGATGGCTAACATAAGTCGAAGCGGTGAATTAGAAGCTTTAACAGCCGAAAGAGTCTTTCTGGAACTGAACAAGGCCCTGAGTACTGACAACCCGCAGATATTTATCCATGTACTCAAGCAATGTGGCGCTCTAAAGGTTCTTTTCCCCGAGATACATGCCCTCTTCGGTGTGCCTCAACCAGCACAGTGGCACCCAGAGATAGATACTGGCATACATACCCTTATGGTACTCGAGCAAGCCGCTAAGCTCACCAAAGATAACTCGGTACGATTCGCTGCCCTAGTCCACGACCTAGGTAAAGCCCTGAGCCCGAAAGAAGACCTACCTAAGCATCATGGTCATGGACAGAAAGGCTTAGCGCCAATCAAGGCCCTATGTGCACGAATAAAAGTGCCCAATGAATATCGAGATTTGGCACTGCTAGTCAGTGACCTACACCAAAATATTCATAATATCGACCAGCTGCGTCCAGACACACTGATCAAGATGTTCAATAAGGCCGACTTGTGGCGTAAACCTCAACGTCTCGAACAGATAGCGCTAGCCTGTGAAGCCGATGCTAGGGGAAGGCTAGGGTTAGAAAGTGAAGCTTACCCCCAAGCTAGCTACTTTAAGCATGTCTTCGAAGCCGCTAACTCTGTTGCGGTAAAACCTATCATAGACGCCGGTTTTAAAGGGGCTGAGATAAAGCAACAATTACAAATAAAGCGTATCGAAATTGTCTCTGAAGTGAAAAATAACTTAAATAGGAATTCTTCAGAATAG
- a CDS encoding Lpp/OprI family alanine-zipper lipoprotein — protein sequence MNKKVLMIAGVAMTALLGGCANTTALEESISNLGNKVDQLSSEVSSLKSEQGALSADVKDAKAAAMDAQAEAMRANSRIDNVASSYKK from the coding sequence ATGAACAAAAAAGTACTGATGATTGCTGGTGTAGCAATGACTGCCCTACTAGGTGGCTGTGCAAACACTACAGCTCTAGAAGAAAGCATTTCTAACCTAGGTAACAAGGTTGATCAACTGTCTTCTGAAGTTAGCTCTCTGAAGTCTGAGCAAGGTGCTCTTTCTGCAGACGTTAAAGATGCAAAAGCGGCTGCTATGGACGCACAAGCTGAAGCAATGCGTGCTAACAGTCGCATAGACAACGTTGCTTCTTCTTACAAGAAGTAA